The sequence ATATCCAAATTCAATGTATGCAATACCGGAGAAATAGCATTTCCTGTTGGCACAGCTATTGTACGAGAATCTATAACTGTTCCTAAATTATTTGTTAGATTTACGACAATGCTTCCTGCATTATTAGATGCTAAATACACATCAACTGTTTCTATTTTGAATCCTGAATTGGCATCAAAAATTAAACCATAAGTTGAGGCACTCGTATAAGACACACCTCCTGGCACAGCTTTACCACCTATTTCTGTCGCTCCAATTAAACTTGAATCTACCCAAAAACTAGTAGTTGTATTAATTACAGGAGTTGTAAATGTATTTCCTGACCCTAATACACTTCCTCCTGTCTGAGAAGTATACCAATTCAAAACTCCTGAATCAAATGATGCAGATAAGTCAACCGTTCCTTCACCACATCTTGCTGCCGGTGTAGCTAAAACTAAATCTGGATGATTACAAAGTGTTTTGAAAACAAAAGGTGCAGACCAATTTCCTATTTGAGTTGAACCACATAATGATCTAACATAAACGGTATAATCTGTTAATGGTACTAAATTAATCAAATCTTTAAAATGAACACCTGATGCAACAGTCCCTGACTGGATTGCTCCTGGAGTCCCTGGTAATCCAGATGTTCTAATTTCATATGAATATCCATTTGCTGGTTCAGGTGTAATACCGTTCCAAGAAATTCTTGTCGTACTTTTTGTTGTATTTGAAGTAGCCAAACCAAAAACATCTGAACATAAAGGCAATTCTTCAACAACAACGTCATCTAGCCAATAATACCAATTAGAAGCACCTGATATATGCTTGAACGCAATATATCGATTTGTTCCTGTTATACTAGAAGTGTTTAATGGAATTGTATATTCATGTGAAACATAATCTGTAGGATTGATACTTTGAATCAACACAAAAGAGTTCAAATCACTTGGATCTGTCATTACACCAACTTCGATTTGACCTGAATTAGCGCCCTCTCTTTTAAGATTAAATTTCACACGTAATGTTTCAATATTCGGGCTGAATGCTGGTGTAATAGCATAAGTGGGTGCTGTGGTCAAAGATTGAAATCTAAGCGAATTTGGTCCACTTGAACTATTTGATGCAACAACTGAAGGATAACCAGAATATAGTACTGGTCTCGTCCAACATTGTGGAAAAGCACCTACTGCATATGAATCAAAATTTTCTAGATATGGTACATTAGAAGGCAAACAAAGTGTTCTGAATGTTGAAATCGCACTCCATCCACTCAAATCTCCTGATCCGCAATTTGCTCTTACATAAACATTATATTGTGTATTTGCTGATAATGTATTTGGGTTCGCAGTTGTAATACCTGCTACTGTTGTACCTGAAGCAACTAGAGCAGCTCCAGCTACACCTGGATTAGTATCTGTTCGAACTTCATACATATAACCATTAGCTGGCAAACTTGTAGATGCTGTCCAATTAATTATTGCTGAGTTAGGTGTTACCGTTGTTATTACAACATTTGTCGGAGCAATACATGTCGGTGGTGGTCCTTGAAGAATAGTTAAATCGTCAAAATAAATCTGAAGATCTTCATCATCATCTAAAAGATTAGAAACAAATCTTATATAAACATCACCAGTCCCAGGTGTAAAAGTACCTGTAAAATCAGTACAACCAAGTGCAGGTATTGTTAAAGTCCCAAAATTAGTCCAAGGTCCACTTGCAGTACTTGACCATTGCATTTGAACTTCAAATGAACCAGAAGCTGCTGCTGCTGCTGGAGCACTATAATTATAATTTACAGCTCGATACTTAAGATTAACAGTAACTAGATCACCATTAGAGCCTGATAATAATGGAGAACGAAAATTATTTGTTTCGTAACTAATGTAATCGTAAAAATCAAAATAAATATTCGTTCTCACAGCACCTGAACTACATCCATAAGTTGTAGAATTCATTGTGGTACTACCAGATGAAACCCATCCTTCTAAACCAGAATCCCAATTATAGGACTGGTTTATTTGTCCGTAATGTATCAGCGGCAGTAAGAGCATCAGATACAATAAGTAAATTTTTTTCATTCTTCACTTTTTTTAAAAGGTTAACAATTTTTTAATTCTAATACCAACGAATATAACCCATTAATTGTTAAAAAACTATTTTTATTTAAAAAAACACAATAAAAACAAATAAAAAACTAAAAATTTATTTTTTTTTAGTTGATTTATTGAATTATATTTAAAAATACCGTTATATATCATATCTCTTATTTAAAATGACGAATAATTTTAATATTACTCTATCAGATTTAGAAAAAAATCAAGGATAAATGGAAAATTCAAACTAAACGAAGTTAATAACAAATAAAAACTGTCATTCTGAGCGTAGTGAAACGAAGTCGGGAATCTTTAGATCATAAAAAAAATTTCTCATTACGTTGGAATGACAATACTACTTTAAACAATCACAGATAATAAAAAACTCCGACAGCGTTTGAAACTCTGTCGGAGTTAGTAAAAGATTCCTCCTGTCGTTGGAATGACAAAAAAATTAAAATCTTAGTTTATACCTACAAGGTTTTGAAAACCTTGCAGGATATTTTTTCAAACTTTGGTCATTAAACTTTTGACTTTGAACTTTTGACTTTAAGACTTGGATTGCGTTAGGGATTAAAGCGGTATCCTTTTTTTGGTTTATATTAATTGGTAATAACTATAAAAGTTAGAGATTCTTCCTATCGTCGGAATGACAATAGAATACTAAAAAAAAGATTTAGCGGAAAGCCCGACCGAGCTTTCCACTAAAATATAATTATATATTAATGAGCGAGGGAACGCCCAAAATATTATTTATTAAATATAATTTTAATTTCTATTTCGGCAAAAGAGCGAAACATATGCATGACGCCACAATATTTCTCGACCGACAAATCGACAGCGCGAGTTAATTTTTCTTCGTTTAGATTTTCACCAGAAAAATTATAAGTAACTATTACTTTTTCGTAAACTGCTGGTTCGGTATCTGTTAAAAAACCTTCGGTTTCGATAAAAAAATCAGAAACTTCAAGTCGCATTTTCTTCATCAACGAAGCTACGTCTAAACCTGAACATCCCGCAAGTGCAGAAAGCATCAAAGCTTTAGGACGCAAACCATCAGAATTCCCACCTAAATCTTCAGCAACATCAATTTTTAAAGAACCGCCTGGATTTGAAGATTCAAATTGCATATTACCTTTCCAAACTGTATTAATCTTGTGTGTTGCCATTTTTTTCTTTTTTTACTTTTTCTTTACCTGCAACAATAACTACTATTTCTCCTTTTGGAGCTTTTTCTTCGAAATGTTTTAAAA comes from Flavobacterium sp. I3-2 and encodes:
- a CDS encoding OsmC family protein codes for the protein MATHKINTVWKGNMQFESSNPGGSLKIDVAEDLGGNSDGLRPKALMLSALAGCSGLDVASLMKKMRLEVSDFFIETEGFLTDTEPAVYEKVIVTYNFSGENLNEEKLTRAVDLSVEKYCGVMHMFRSFAEIEIKIIFNK